A window from Saccharomyces cerevisiae S288C chromosome XIII, complete sequence encodes these proteins:
- the RIM11 gene encoding serine/threonine protein kinase RIM11 (Ser/Thr protein kinase; required for signal transduction during entry into meiosis; promotes the formation of the Ime1p-Ume6p complex by phosphorylating Ime1p and Ume6p; shares similarity with mammalian glycogen synthase kinase 3-beta; protein abundance increases in response to DNA replication stress; RIM11 has a paralog, MRK1, that arose from the whole genome duplication) gives MNIQSNNSPNLSNNIVSKQVYYAHPPPTIDPNDPVQISFPTTEVVGHGSFGVVFATVIQETNEKVAIKKVLQDKRFKNRELEIMKMLSHINIIDLKYFFYERDSQDEIYLNLILEYMPQSLYQRLRHFVHQRTPMSRLEIKYYMFQLFKSLNYLHHFANVCHRDIKPQNLLVDPETWSLKLCDFGSAKQLKPTEPNVSYICSRYYRAPELIFGATNYTNQIDIWSSGCVMAELLLGQPMFPGESGIDQLVEIIKILGTPSKQEICSMNPNYMEHKFPQIKPIPLSRVFKKEDDQTVEFLADVLKYDPLERFNALQCLCSPYFDELKLDDGKINQITTDLKLLEFDENVELGHLSPDELSSVKKKLYPKSK, from the coding sequence ATGAATATTCAAAGCAATAATTCTCCGAATCTCAGTAATAACATAGTGTCAAAACAGGTTTACTACGCCCATCCTCCACCTACGATAGACCCGAATGATCCGGTGCAGATATCTTTCCCTACCACCGAAGTAGTTGGGCATGGTTCGTTTGGTGTGGTATTTGCCACTGTTATTCAAGAAactaatgaaaaagttgcTATTAAGAAAGTCCTGCAAGATAAACGATTCAAGAACAGAGAGCtggaaataatgaaaatgctGAGTCACATAAATATAATAGATCTGAAGTACTTTTTCTATGAAAGGGACTCCCAAGATGAGATTTATTTAAATTTGATACTAGAATACATGCCACAATCTTTGTACCAGAGGTTACGTCATTTCGTCCATCAACGTACGCCGATGTCAAGATTGGAAATAAAGTACTACATGTTTCAATTGTTCAAGTCATTGAATTACCTCCATCATTTCGCGAACGTCTGTCATAGAGACATTAAGCCTCAAAATTTATTAGTAGATCCTGAGACCTGGTCCTTAAAACTGTGCGATTTCGGCAGTGCAAAGCAATTGAAACCTACTGAACCTAACGTTTCCTATATTTGTTCACGGTACTATAGAGCACCAGAGCTAATCTTCGGCGCAACAAATTATACCAACCAAATCGACATATGGTCCTCTGGCTGCGTAATGGCGGAACTGCTATTGGGCCAACCAATGTTCCCTGGAGAAAGTGGTATTGATCAACTAGTGGAAATCATTAAAATCTTAGGTACTCCATCAAAGCAAGAAATTTGCTCTATGAATCCCAATTATATGGAGCATAAGTTCCCGCAAATTAAACCAATACCATTGTCACGTgttttcaagaaagaagatgatCAAACTGTGGAATTTCTAGCTGACGTTTTGAAATATGATCCACTAGAAAGATTTAATGCTCTACAATGCCTGTGTAGTCCATATTTTGATGAACTAAAACTTGATGACGGTAAAATAAATCAAATAACAACTGATTTAAAATTGCTAGAGTTCGATGAAAATGTCGAATTGGGCCATCTATCTCCCGATGAACTATCAtctgtaaaaaaaaagctatATCCGAAGTCTAAGTAA
- the SIP5 gene encoding Sip5p (hypothetical protein; interacts with both the Reg1p/Glc7p phosphatase and the Snf1p kinase; forms cytoplasmic foci upon DNA replication stress) — translation MGNVPGKIDQEDSFNDVRPDSSYNTTSSNSVIKQYDEEASSRVRTRRTTSLVNNILNGNNARTKTGSHLSSTSRRKTSREKELAKEAHAKQLVVRCSETVDGGFLAPFGCYSFEKLDYDATVVKNLIIKRKLAPFYTPLQDFDESWTRDELIKIVDGLPLHDTFDENLEEFEDVPIGNLRKSTFNELIDKSLSKKEQRRMHAKIFRARLYKKRILWQENENETFLERKLEMKRIGSKSSNVEDNTSSQPRKNYHLPSDDLKYTLYKNGSECPICFLYFPGPFNYSKCCQQPICTECFVQIKRADPHFPHDEVDPTEPQTNDSEKDPNLLTSEPANCPYCATASFSITYQPPTNRETGIGGMPADSYVYKDAAISRADGGQPNISAITSDTIRPDWEIKLNKERARLMRRSANATAIHISNRLIDPSHSRRRNTSHSITPIHDESTSASRSPEPTINELEDQMVREAIRLSLEDQDNRKKSKNRNTSLRP, via the coding sequence ATGGGTAATGTTCCAGGGAAAATAGACCAGGAAGATAGTTTTAATGATGTCAGGCCAGATTCCTCATATAATACTACATCATCGAATTCTGTCATCAAACaatatgatgaagaagcCTCTTCAAGGGTGAGAACGAGACGCACGACGTCTTTGGtcaataatattttaaatgGGAATAATGCTCGTACAAAAACTGGTTCTCATCTATCCAGCACTAGTAGAAGAAAGACGTCACGGGAAAAAGAGCTTGCTAAAGAGGCACATGCTAAACAATTGGTTGTGAGGTGTAGCGAAACTGTAGATGGGGGGTTTTTGGCCCCATTTGGCTgttattcttttgaaaagttggACTATGATGCTACTGTCGttaaaaatttaataatcaaaagaaagttaGCGCCGTTTTACACTCCTTTGCAggattttgatgaaagTTGGACTAGAGATGAGTTGATAAAAATTGTTGACGGATTGCCCTTGCATGACACGTTCgatgaaaatttggaagaattcGAAGACGTACCGATAGGCAATTTAAGGAAGTCAACATTTAATGAATTAATAGACAAATCTTTATCCAAGAAGGAACAGAGAAGAATGCACGCAAAGATTTTTAGAGCAAGATTgtataagaaaagaattttatggcaagaaaatgaaaatgagacGTTTTTGGAGAGGAAAttggaaatgaaaagaattggCAGCAAGTCCAGCAATGTTGAAGATAATACCAGTAGCCAGCCAAGGAAAAATTACCATTTACCAAGTGACGATTTGAAGTATACTCTTTACAAAAATGGGTCGGAATGCcctatttgttttttataCTTTCCAGGGCCTTTCAACTATTCCAAATGTTGTCAACAGCCTATTTGTACCGAGTGTTTTGTACAGATTAAGAGAGCTGATCCTCACTTCCCTCATGACGAAGTAGACCCAACTGAACCACAAACTAATGACAGTGAAAAGGACCCAAATCTTCTTACCTCTGAGCCAGCAAATTGCCCCTACTGTGCAACTGCTAGTTTTAGCATCACTTATCAACCACCCACAAATCGTGAAACTGGTATAGGGGGTATGCCAGCCGACTCATACGTGTATAAGGACGCCGCCATATCAAGAGCTGATGGCGGTCAGCCAAACATATCAGCCATTACTTCGGATACCATTCGTCCTGATTGGGAGATTaaattgaacaaagaaaGGGCAAGGTTGATGAGGAGATCCGCGAATGCCACCGCTATACATATAAGTAATAGGTTGATCGATCCAAGCCATAGCAGAAGGAGAAATACAAGTCACAGTATAACCCCTATTCATGATGAAAGTACGTCAGCTTCAAGATCTCCTGAACCGACAATAAACGAACTTGAAGATCAAATGGTTAGAGAGGCTATTAGGTTAAGCCTTGAAGATCAGGACAACcgaaaaaaatcaaagaataGAAACACCTCTTTGAGACCATAG
- a CDS encoding uncharacterized protein (hypothetical protein; conserved among S. cerevisiae strains; YMR141C is not an essential gene) has protein sequence MSRTDTSEKRKEDFIYVSLNIYLCVRLYIMHLISSNTPKSHCSVRFLCFFLSALAITSNRNFFRPEKMPTRIFCNDTLMVSPKTEKFLERFTNQKLAKLEVR, from the coding sequence ATGTCACGCACTGACACAAGTgagaagagaaaagaagattttATATATGTGAGTTTGAATATATACCTATGCGTACGTTTATATATAATGCATTTGATTTCTTCGAACACGCCAAAAAGTCATTGTTCAGTCAGATTTCTGTGTTTCTTCCTTTCAGCACTAGCAATTACCTCAAATCGAAATTTCTTTAGACCTGAAAAAATGCCAACAAGAATATTCTGTAATGACACATTGATGGTATCGCCcaaaactgaaaaatttctggAACGGTTTACCAACCAAAAATTGGCTAAGCTGGAGGTGAGGTAG
- the RPL13B gene encoding 60S ribosomal protein eL13 RPL13B (Ribosomal 60S subunit protein L13B; not essential for viability; homologous to mammalian ribosomal protein L13, no bacterial homolog; RPL13B has a paralog, RPL13A, that arose from the whole genome duplication), producing MAISKNLPILKNHFRKHWQERVKVHFDQAGKKVSRRNARAARAAKIAPRPLDLLRPVVRAPTVKYNRKVRAGRGFTLAEVKAAGLTAAYARTIGIAVDHRRQNRNQEIFDANVQRLKEYQSKIIVFPRDGKAPEAEQVLSAAATFPIAQPATDVEARAVQDNGESAFRTLRLARSEKKFRGIREKRAREKAEAEAEKKK from the exons ATGG CTATCTCCAAGAATTTaccaattttgaagaaccaCTTCAGAAAGCACTGGCAAGAACGTGTCAAGGTTCACTTTGACCAAGCTGGTAAAAAGGTTTCTAGACGTAATGCTAGAGCTGCCAGAGCCGCCAAGATTGCTCCAAGACCATTGGATTTGTTGAGACCTGTTGTCAGAGCTCCAACTGTTAAGTACAACAGAAAGGTTAGAGCTGGTAGAGGTTTCACCTTGGCTGAAGTTAAGGCCGCTGGTTTGACTGCTGCTTACGCCAGAACCATTGGTATTGCTGTTGACCACAGACGTCAAAACAGAAACCAAGAAATCTTTGACGCTAACGTTCAAAGATTGAAGGAGTACCAATCCAAGATTATCGTTTTCCCAAGAGACGGTAAGGCTCCAGAAGCTGAACAAGTTTTGTCTGCTGCTGCCACTTTCCCAATTGCTCAACCAGCTACCGATGTTGAAGCTAGAGCTGTTCAAGACAATGGTGAATCTGCTTTCAGAACCTTGAGATTAGCCAGATCCGAAAAGAAATTCAGAGGTATCAGAGAAAAGAGGGCTAGAGAGAAGGCTGAAGCTGAAgctgaaaagaagaaataa